In a genomic window of Polypterus senegalus isolate Bchr_013 chromosome 13, ASM1683550v1, whole genome shotgun sequence:
- the LOC120543283 gene encoding protocadherin-10-like, producing MEHGTVIGNISSNIDVDTSNLYKRGLRIALGSGKNYLDINTINAQLFIKEKIDRENICAFKDECILNLEALLQNPLQMFSIEVEILDVNDNAPRFPFRESRINISESKLKDERFLLVKAVDRDIGNNSVCDYKLSENMYFEIDVQNWKDGSVSADLLIKETLDREQQAVHSLILTAIDCGLPALSGSINITVTILDENDNAPKFERQIYQVEVLENTLIGTTFITLNAKDADEGSNAELLYSFNPHTSEEAQIKFRLNSRTGELSVSELLDFEEASLYELFVQAKDNGPNPMTGHCKVIIRISDSNDNHPEIVVASLQSSVLEDVPIGTVIALFSVTDMDSGNNGRVNCHISDNSEFELKQTMDNVFALVTAGLLDREKKSSFNITIVVKDEGTPPLSNNKTISLSLLDVNDNAPSFSRYSYEIPISENNIPGSLLCSITAKDPDADLNGALTYYIKETNGYNNTFTKYFSINRDNGNIYSLQSFDYEKQTFYTFDVVAKDFGSPQLSSSVNVKITVLDENDNTPVIVSPWRPHGSIVSDTIPSSAEEGYLVTKVIAIDDDSVQNSRITYQLLQVTDQTLFTLNQYSGELRTRRRFVLRDSSKQRLVIQARDNGNPSLSSTVTILISRSDPEVEGLLTLNDELETDYFTSLNIYLMIGLATASFMLIFTIVICTALKCHRKPSEESTKAAHRISCYSQRDSMISDLPAHSTLYSSDAYWHSVLLAESRKGKMLVRQSMPNGTGFIVSSLERNSEQGTISELADTPIQVRL from the coding sequence CTTTGGGGAGTGGAAAGAATTACCTAGATATTAACACAATAAACGCACagttatttattaaggaaaaaatcgACCGTGAAAATATTTGCGCCTTTAAAGATGAATGCATTCTTAATCTAGAAGCTTTACTACAAAATCCACTGCAGATGTTTAGCATTGAAGTAGAAATCTTGGATGTGAATGACAATGCTCCGAGATTTCCTTTCAGAGAAAGTCGAATAAACATTTCAGAATCGAAGCTAAAAGATGAAAGGTTTTTGTTGGTTAAGGCCGTGGACCGTGATATTGGTAATAACTCCGTGTGTGATTATAAATTGagtgaaaatatgtattttgaaATCGACGTGCAGAATTGGAAGGATGGCTCTGTTTCTGCTGATTTATTAATTAAGGAGACACTGGACAGAGAACAACAAGCGGTGCACAGTTTAATTCTGACGGCCATAGATTGTGGATTACCTGCCTTGTCTGGCTCGATTAATATAACGGTTACCATACTTGATGAAAACGACAATGCTCCCAAATTTGAAAGACAGATTTACCAAGTAGAGGTTTTAGAAAATACATTAATAGGAACCACCTTTATTACTCTAAAcgcaaaagacgctgatgaaggcTCCAATGCTGAgttattatattcatttaatcCTCACACCTCCGAGGAGGCGCAGATAAAGTTCCGTTTGAATTCGAGAACTGGTGAACTCAGTGTTAGTGAACTACTGGATTTCGAAGAAGCTTCCCTGTATGAATTATTTGTACAAGCAAAAGATAACGGGCCGAATCCTATGACTGGGCATTGCAAAGTAATAATACGAATAAGTGACAGCAATGACAACCACCCAGAAATTGTTGTTGCGTCATTGCAGAGTTCAGTACTAGAAGATGTACCCATAGGCACAGTCATCGCACTCTTTAGTGTCACAGACATGGACTCTGGAAACAATGGCAGGGTTAACTGTCATATATCAGATAACAGTGAGTTTGAACTTAAACAAACTATGGATAATGTGTTTGCTTTGGTGACTGCAGGACTTTTGGATCGAGAAAAAAAATCTAGCTTTAATATCACTATCGTCGTGAAGGATGAAGGCACTCCACCCCtctcaaacaataaaacaatttctttaagTCTGTTAGATGTAAATGACAATGCGCCATCGTTTTCACGTTATTCATACGAAATTCCCATTTCAGAAAACAACATCCCTGGCTCTCTGCTGTGTTCCATTACTGCAAAGGATCCTGATGCAGATCTAAATGGCGCTCTGACATATtacataaaagaaacaaatggGTATAATAACACCTTCACGAAGTATTTTTCCATCAATCGGGACAATGGAAACATTTACTCACTGCAGTCTTTCGACTATGAGAAACAGACATTTTATACGTTTGATGTGGTAGCTAAAGACTTTGGCAGTCCTCAGCTAAGCAGTAGTGTGAATGTGAAGATAACTGTTCTTGATGAAAACGATAACACCCCAGTTATCGTTTCACCTTGGCGCCCTCATGGATCAATAGTAAGCGATACAATTCCGAGTTCAGCTGAAGAAGGATATTTAGTGACTAAAGTTATAGCAATTGATGACGACTCGGTTCAAAATTCACGAATTACATACCAATTGCTTCAAGTTACTGACCAgacattatttacattaaaccaatacagtggagaacttcgaaCCAGAAGACGTTTTGTCCTTAGAGACTCTTCCAAACAAAGACTTGTGATTCAGGCTCGGGACAATGGCAATCCTTCACTGTCATCGACTGTTACGATCCTTATATCAAGATCTGACCCCGAAGTAGAAGGTCTTCTGACACTTAATGACGAGCTAGAGACGGATTATTTCACGTCTTTAAATATTTATCTGATGATAGGTCTCGCAACTGCTTCATTCATGCTCATTTTTACTATAGTGATCTGTACTGCACTTAAATGTCATCGTAAGCCATCTGAGGAGAGCACAAAAGCGGCGCATCGGATAAGCTGCTACAGCCAAAGGGATTCAATGATTTCTGACCTGCCGGCACACTCGACTTTATATTCGAGTGACGCTTACTGGCACAGCGTGCTTTTGGCAGaatcaagaaaaggaaaaatgctggTGAGGCAGTCAATGCCCAATGGAACTGGCTTCATTGTGTCAAGTTTGGAGAGGAATTCGGAGCAGGGAACGATAAGCGAATTAGCCGACACACCAATCCAGGTAAGGTTGTAA